Proteins from one Fragaria vesca subsp. vesca linkage group LG6, FraVesHawaii_1.0, whole genome shotgun sequence genomic window:
- the LOC101298627 gene encoding 1-aminocyclopropane-1-carboxylate oxidase-like isoform 1 has product MENFPVINMEKLNGEERKATMETIKDACENWGFFELVNHGIATEFLDTVEKMTKDHYKNCLEQRFKELVASKGLNAVNTEVNDMDWESTFYLKHLPRSNISEVPDLDEEYRKVMKEFALKLEKLAEELLDLFCENLGLEKGYLKKAFYGSQGSPTFGTKVSNYPPCPTPDLIKGLRSHTDAGGVILLFQDDKVSGLQLLKDGEWIDVPPMRHSIVINLGDQLEVITNGKYKSVEHRVIAQTDGTRMSIASFYNPGSDAVIYPATSLVEKEAEEKNQVYPKFVFDDYMKLYAGLKFQAKEPRFEAMKTVEANPSLAAIATA; this is encoded by the exons ATGGAGAACTTTCCAGTCATCAACATGGAGAAACTCAACGGTGAAGAGAGAAAAGCAACAATGGAAACCATCAAAGATGCCTGTGAGAACTGGGGTTTCTTTGAG CTGGTGAATCATGGGATAGCCACTGAGTTTCTGGACACGGTGGAGAAGATGACCAAAGACCACTACAAGAATTGTTTGGAGCAACGATTTAAGGAGCTGGTGGCCAGCAAAGGCCTTAACGCAGTTAACACTGAGGTCAATGACATGGACTGGGAGAGCACCTTCTACCTCAAGCACCTTCCTCGCTCCAACATCTCAGAAGTCCCAGATCTCGACGAAGAGTACAGGAAGGTCATGAAGGAGTTTGCTCTGAAACTGGAGAAGCTAGCAGAGGAGCTCTTGGACTTGTTCTGCGAGAATCTTGGACTGGAGAAAGGGTACCTCAAGAAGGCCTTCTATGGCTCACAGGGTAGTCCTACCTTTGGCACTAAGGTCAGCAACTACCCTCCGTGCCCCACCCCGGACCTCATCAAGGGTCTCCGGTCTCACACCGACGCCGGCGGCGTCATCCTTCTGTTCCAGGATGACAAGGTCAGTGGCCTTCAGCTCCTCAAGGATGGGGAATGGATTGATGTGCCCCCAATGCGCCACTCCATTGTTATTAACCTTGGTGACCAGCTTGAG GTGATTACTAATGGAAAGTACAAGAGTGTGGAGCACAGAGTGATTGCCCAGACAGATGGCACCAGAATGTCAATAGCTTCATTCTACAACCCTGGAAGTGATGCAGTTATCTACCCGGCAACATCTTTGGTGGAGAAAGAAGCAGAGGAGAAGAATCAAGTATACCCGAAATTCGTGTTCGATGACTACATGAAGCTCTATGCAGGCCTCAAGTTCCAGGCCAAGGAACCCAGATTTGAAGCCATGAAAACAGTTGAAGCCAATCCCAGTTTGGCTGCAATTGCTACAGCTTAA
- the LOC101299397 gene encoding uncharacterized protein LOC101299397 has protein sequence MVNKPWRIIPRPLLETVLNNHAHHHRVPQPLILHGPRGVGKTTLILERLLGEWNQGPHLTGYVDFAESIKDHHPHFNQSFPWASWSNCPPPALPDCTDKLESCLESMAHKGVQLGAITSQQVFSTLSKWHSLHSTLRRVIQGNKGSKNAFSDKVSGSVLWDRAVFVLSARCDAEEIDGVLGLSDKKKKRSLSMEEASYYREAVVALKLAKEVVKIQHSWRHNAIAHLNRTGGFSRSLANSCTDWPCLLLELLSQAAEIDHFQPKLVINNIEVLKNAILLDESSSVSGSMYHDSLIWRIIALGANERCLPLVLVTSDSYYSYQAYMDFGFPDIFISREIFGWNPQEAKLHMVTDYFSHSEWLIIAEVLGSNPRHLFELYALKQGNYYQKLVDNKDGTFEDIVDSYLAYLQITVVNPAMDRALGFLQKFSVDAHRGKISKDRLRFGAPWRHPPPTDEPTLCTDWAKVQLMDFVQSFVNTEFGVNYLADCSLEIFDDPSAVALVEVGLLYAQRDPSIIRPVSRAIQRCLVRWLVQERLKMGFRESLQYLWQCIIRGRSYRHLMLQVGYK, from the exons ATGGTGAATAAACCCTGGAGGATCATCCCCAGGCCACTGTTGGAAACAGTTCTCAACAACCACGCCCACCACCACCGCGTCCCTCAGCCTCTCATCCTCCACGGCCCTCGCGGCGTCGGCAAAACCACTCTCATCCTCGAAC GTCTGCTGGGCGAGTGGAACCAAGGCCCTCACCTCACCGGCTATGTCGACTTCGCCGAGTCCATCAAAGACCACCACCCGCACTTCAACCAGTCCTTCCCTTGGGCCTCTTGGTCCAACTGCCCGCCCCCGGCCTTGCCCGATTGCACAGACAAACTCGAAAGCTGCCTCGAATCCATGGCCCACAAGGGCGTTCAGCTGGGCGCCATTACCTCCCAGCAAGTCTTCTCCACCCTTTCCAAGTGGCACAGCCTTCACAGTACTCTTCGACGGGTTATTCAGGGAAATAAAGGCTCCAAGAATGCGTTTTCCGACAAGGTTTCCGGCTCTGTTCTGTGGGATCGGGCTGTTTTCGTGTTGAGTGCTAGGTGTGATGCTGAGGAGATTGATGGGGTGTTGGGGTTGAGTGATAAGAAGAAGAAGAGGAGCTTGTCCATGGAAGAGGCTTCGTATTATAGGGAGGCTGTTGTGGCTTTGAAGTTGGCTAAGGAGGTTGTTAAAATACAGCATAGCTGGAGGCATAATGCCATTGCACATTTGAATCGGACTGGTGGGTTTTCGAGGTCTTTGGCCAATTCGTGTACTGATTGGCCTTGCTTGTTGTTGGAGCTGTTGTCACAAGCAGCGGAAATTGATCATTTTCAG CCTAAGCTGGTAATAAACAATATTGAAGTTTTGAAGAATGCAATTCTGTTAGATGAGAGTTCATCAGTCAGTGGATCGATGTACCATGACAGCCTAATTTGGAGAATTATTGCTTTAGGTGCAAATGAGAGGTGCTTGCCTCTTGTACTTGTGACATCAGATAG TTACTATTCATACCAAGCTTACATGGATTTTGGATTTCCAGACATATTCATCTCTCGTGAG ATCTTTGGCTGGAATCCCCAAGAAGCCAAACTGCATATGGTTACTGACTACTTCAGTCATTCAGAG TGGTTGATAATTGCTGAGGTGCTTGGTTCAAATCCGCGGCACCTATTCGAGCTATATGCACTCAAGCAGGGCAATTACTATCAGAA GTTGGTAGATAACAAAGATGGCACATTTGAGGACATTGTGGATTCTTATTTAGCATATTTGCAA ATTACTGTAGTCAATCCGGCCATGGATAGAGCATTGGGGTTTCTGCAAAAGTTTTCTGTTGATGCTCACAGGGGAAAGATATCAAAAGATAGACTGCGCTTCGGTGCCCCTTGGAGACATCCTCCACCAACTGATGAACCCACCTTGTGCACTGATTGGGCAAAGGTCCAGCTGATGGATTTTGTGCAGTCTTTCGTCAATACAGAATTTGGA GTTAATTATCTAGCTGATTGTAGCCTGGAGATCTTTGACGATCCATCTGCTGTTGCATTGGTGGAG GTTGGTTTGCTCTATGCTCAACGGGATCCATCCATCATTCGTCCCGTATCTAGAGCCATTCAACGGTGCCTTGTAAGATG GCTCGTTCAAGAGAGATTAAAGATGGGTTTCCGGGAATCGCTCCAGTATTTGTGGCAGTGTATTATACGTGGCCGTAGCTATCGTCATTTGATGCTACAAGTAGGCTATAAGTAG
- the LOC101315369 gene encoding uncharacterized protein LOC101315369 yields MQTSSSSSSPLQTLLDLINETLSLLLRTSLTVRSFPSRWHPLRSNLLSLHSSISXXXXXXXPHWAENPLLYTLLPNLLSTLQRLKALSDQCNDSSFSGGKLHMQSDLDMAAASLSNLLRDLDLLLRSGVLHQSNAIVLSHPGPGSDKENLTFFIRDLFTRLQIGGVEFKNKALESLLQLLQDDDKAAGFVAKEGNVAYLIHLLDFHTQPWVREQATSAVSLLAAANDESRKAVFEEGGLGPLLRILESGTTALKEKAAIAVEALTADPENAWAVSAYGGVSVLIQSIRSGSPATQTHSVGAIRNVANVEEIKTALGEEGAVPVLLQLLLSGTITAQEKSANCLAILASTDEYFRALIIQERGLQRLMHLIHDLLSSETLEHVLRALTSLSASEPCARVLSSSTLFLIQLGEFIKQGNSILQQISVSLLASLSISISDGNKRAIGSCMGSLVKLMESPKPVGLQESASQALVSLLTVRSNRKELVRDEKSVMRLIQMLDPRNEAVSHKFPVMVISAVLAGGSQGCRKRLAAAGAQPHLQKLAEMEVAGAKKAVQRLSGNRLKTIFSLTWRE; encoded by the coding sequence ATGCAGACCTCCTCCTCCTCCTCCTCCCCACTCCAAACCCTCCTCGACCTCATCAACGAGACCCTCTCCCTCCTCCTCCGCACCTCCCTCACCGTCCGATCCTTCCCCTCCCGCTGGCACCCCCTCCGCTCCAACCTCCTCTCCCTCCACTCCTCCATCTCNNNNNNNNNNNNNNNNNNNNCCCCCCACTGGGCCGAGAACCCCCTCCTCTACACTCTCCTCCCCAACCTCCTCTCCACTCTCCAGCGCCTCAAGGCTCTCTCCGACCAATGCAACGACTCGTCGTTTTCCGGCGGGAAACTCCACATGCAGAGCGACCTCGACATGGCCGCCGCCTCCCTCTCTAACCTCCTCCGCGACCTCGACCTCCTCCTCAGATCCGGCGTCCTCCACCAGTCCAACGCCATCGTTCTCTCCCACCCGGGTCCCGGCTCCGACAAAGAGAATCTCACCTTCTTCATCCGCGACCTCTTCACCCGCCTCCAAATCGGCGGCGTCGAGTTCAAGAACAAGGCTCTCGAGTCTCTCCTTCAGCTTCTCCAAGACGACGACAAGGCCGCCGGATTCGTCGCCAAAGAAGGCAACGTCGCCTATCTGATTCACCTCCTCGATTTCCACACCCAGCCCTGGGTCCGCGAACAAGCCACCTCCGCGGTCTCGCTCCTCGCCGCCGCGAACGACGAGTCGCGCAAGGCGGTGTTCGAGGAAGGCGGTTTAGGCCCGTTGCTGAGAATCCTCGAATCCGGGACCACCGCATTGAAAGAGAAGGCCGCTATCGCCGTCGAGGCCCTCACCGCCGACCCGGAAAACGCCTGGGCCGTGTCGGCCTACGGCGGCGTTTCGGTCCTGATCCAATCCATCCGATCCGGGTCTCCGGCGACGCAGACACACTCGGTCGGCGCGATTCGAAACGTGGCGAATGTGGAGGAGATCAAGACGGCGTTGGGAGAAGAAGGGGCTGTGCCGGTACTACTTCAATTGCTTCTCTCCGGCACCATTACCGCTCAAGAGAAATCGGCCAATTGCTTAGCGATTCTAGCCTCAACCGATGAGTATTTTCGAGCTTTGATAATCCAAGAACGTGGGCTGCAGAGACTGATGCATTTGATCCATGATTTACTAAGCTCCGAGACTTTGGAACACGTCCTCCGAGCCCTCACTTCGCTCTCGGCTTCGGAGCCCTGCGCTCGAGTCCTGTCATCTTCAACCTTGTTCCTAATCCAATTGGGCGAGTTCATAAAGCAGGGTAACTCAATCCTTCAGCAAATCTCTGTTTCATTGCTCGCGAGTTTATCAATTAGTATCAGCGATGGGAATAAGCGAGCCATTGGGAGCTGTATGGGGTCATTGGTCAAGCTCATGGAGTCGCCAAAACCGGTGGGGCTACAGGAATCGGCGTCGCAAGCTCTCGTTTCGCTGTTGACGGTCCGGTCGAACCGGAAAGAGTTGGTTAGAGACGAGAAGAGCGTGATGAGGCTGATCCAGATGTTGGATCCCAGAAACGAAGCTGTGAGCCACAAGTTTCCGGTGATGGTAATCTCGGCGGTGCTCGCCGGAGGAAGCCAGGGATGCAGGAAGAGGCTAGCGGCGGCCGGAGCTCAGCCACATTTGCAGAAGCTAGCGGAAATGGAGGTCGCCGGAGCCAAGAAGGCGGTACAGAGACTCTCCGGCAATAGGCTAAAGACCATTTTCTCCCTGACTTGGAGGGAATGA
- the LOC101290885 gene encoding uncharacterized protein LOC101290885, with protein sequence MPSKLKKAIGAVKDQTSISLAKVSNASTSANLEVTILKATSHDVVPIDDKYVHEILTLISSSKSNAAACAQAIAKRIGKTRNWIVALKSLMLVLRIFQDGDPFFPIDVLHAMKRGAKILNLSNFKDESTSCPWDYTSFVRNFALYLDERLDCFLTGKLQRRFTYQRDHDCIIINNNRSRRRGNEPVVRDMKPAMLLDRIQFWQKLLDRAIATIPSGAAKTNRLILISLYAIVQETYDLYRDISDGLALLLDSFFHLQYQSCLSAFHASVKASKQFEELSSFYETCKALGVGRTSEYPSVQKISEELIETLQEFVKDQASFPGRSPPCHLNQNRTDKGTVTSLEQQFEFADSEPHESTASDFGSACTSLSDLASVGGIENGASPSRSVEQDFLTSDEQLSEKTLSPLQSPLPEFMVGSNETNDKAPSQTSSQVDLLDLFQPQQTDHVQQANQEGEKPQWELVLFESANQNGATETSPITSPPPNLFASLSPNMSPNLLEPSSSPDLDYFFQNSSTSNALHINNPFLQDILQVEGFAIPTSNETTSNVGLENLDDFSFPSTSQPTVPPTFSSQNPNGAVAPICSEVDTIDRTVVPTFRATNPKETEIAPTFSAHSVEAGSSMPASFCAQSTNNSITAPTFQAEVPSDRTFAVSFGEEKMKETEVAPTFSAQSGEGTSMSPYFCALSNNSLTAPTFIAEFPKDRTLALSICTENSEESTVSHKFGELAPNNELMAVPTFSTSTSDNETPRMFGSPFAIQNDDPFGPFSSMTSTTEPLCNGAMTQEAVLLQQRQWLEQQNKIIAKHLT encoded by the coding sequence ATGCCAAGCAAGTTAAAGAAGGCAATCGGGGCAGTGAAAGACCAGACGAGCATAAGCCTAGCCAAGGTCTCCAACGCCTCCACCTCCGCCAACCTCGAAGTCACCATCCTCAAGGCCACCTCCCACGACGTCGTTCCCATCGACGACAAGTACGTCCATGAGATCCTCACCCTCATCTCCTCCTCCAAGTCCAACGCCGCCGCCTGCGCCCAAGCCATCGCCAAACGCATCGGCAAGACTCGCAACTGGATCGTCGCCCTCAAGTCCCTCATGCTCGTCCTCCGTATCTTCCAGGACGGCGACCCCTTCTTCCCCATTGATGTCCTCCACGCCATGAAACGTGGCGCCAAGATCCTCAACCTCTCAAACTTTAAAGACGAATCCACCTCATGTCCCTGGGACTACACCTCCTTCGTCCGTAACTTTGCTCTCTACCTTGACGAGAGGCTCGACTGCTTCCTCACCGGAAAGCTCCAGCGGCGTTTCACCTACCAGCGTGATCATGACTGCATTATCATCAACAACAACCGAAGCCGCCGGCGAGGGAACGAACCGGTGGTTCGTGACATGAAACCGGCAATGTTACTAGACCGCATACAATTCTGGCAGAAACTGCTGGATCGAGCCATTGCCACAATTCCCTCCGGTGCTGCCAAAACGAACCGTTTAATCCTCATTTCCCTCTACGCAATCGTCCAAGAGACGTACGATCTATACAGAGACATTTCCGACGGGCTGGCGCTGCTTTTAGATAGCTTTTTTCATCTCCAATACCAATCATGCCTAAGTGCTTTTCATGCAAGCGTAAAAGCGTCGAAGCAATTCGAAGAGCTTTCAAGTTTTTACGAAACATGCAAGGCGTTAGGGGTTGGGAGGACCTCTGAGTATCCAAGCGTGCAGAAAATCTCTGAGGAGCTGATCGAGACGTTGCAGGAGTTTGTGAAAGACCAAGCTTCGTTTCCAGGTCGATCCCCGCCATGCCATTTGAATCAGAATCGTACAGATAAAGGGACGGTGACCAGCCTTGAACAACAATTTGAGTTTGCTGATTCGGAGCCGCACGAGAGTACTGCATCGGATTTTGGTTCAGCTTGTACGTCGTTATCAGATTTGGCAAGTGTTGGCGGTATAGAAAATGGGGCTAGCCCATCAAGGTCGGTCGAGCAAGATTTCTTAACCTCCGATGAGCAATTGTCCGAGAAGACTCTATCTCCGTTACAGTCACCGTTACCGGAGTTCATGGTTGGTAGTAATGAAACTAATGATAAAGCACCGAGCCAAACTTCGTCGCAGGTTGATCTTTTGGACTTGTTTCAACCGCAACAAACAGATCATGTTCAACAAGCTAATCAAGAAGGTGAAAAACCTCAATGGGAACTTGTTCTATTTGAGTCTGCAAATCAAAATGGTGCAACAGAAACGTCACCAATTACTTCCCCTCCTCCCAACCTGTTTGCTTCTCTTTCTCCTAACATGTCTCCTAATCTGTTGGAGCCGTCGTCCAGCCCGGACTTGGATTATTTCTTTCAGAATTCTTCGACAAGCAATGCATTACATATAAACAATCCATTTCTTCAAGACATTTTACAAGTTGAGGGCTTTGCAATTCCCACCTCTAATGAGACAACTAGTAACGTTGGCCTAGAAAATTTGGACGATTTTTCTTTCCCTTCCACATCTCAGCCAACGGTGCCACCAACATTTTCTTCACAGAACCCAAATGGGGCAGTGGCTCCAATATGTAGTGAGGTAGATACAATAGATAGGACAGTGGTACCAACATTTCGTGCAACAAATCCGAAAGAGACTGAAATTGCACCAACATTTTCAGCTCATAGTGTGGAAGCAGGAAGCTCAATGCCAGCATCTTTTTGTGCGCAGAGTACAAATAATAGCATAACGGCACCAACATTTCAAGCGGAAGTTCCGAGCGATAGGACTTTTGCAGTTTCATTTGGTGAAGAAAAAATGAAAGAGACTGAAGTTGCACCAACATTTTCGGCTCAGAGTGGGGAAGGAACCTCAATGTCTCCATACTTTTGTGCACTTTCAAATAACAGCTTAACGGCACCAACATTTATAGCAGAATTTCCGAAGGATAGAACTTTGGCCCTTTCAATTTGTACAGAAAATTCAGAAGAGAGCACAGTGTCGCACAAATTTGGGGAGCTGGCTCCTAATAACGAGCTCATGGCTGTGCCAACTTTCTCGACGAGTACTAGTGACAACGAGACCCCAAGAATGTTTGGTTCGCCATTTGCTATCCAAAATGATGACCCGTTCGGACCCTTCTCTAGCATGACAAGTACAACTGAACCTTTGTGTAATGGAGCAATGACTCAAGAAGCTGTGTTGCTTCAACAAAGACAATGGTTGGAGCAACAAAACAAGATTATTGCTAAGCATTTGACTTGA